In Kitasatospora sp. NBC_00240, the following are encoded in one genomic region:
- a CDS encoding MarR family transcriptional regulator, giving the protein MSDVSADGGAEARTEPRTETRAEGRSAARPGGAADAGAPAVPPVQASTVFRLGVLGAMATELFAAAVEPHGLKPKQVGLMIVLSEGLAASQLDVARVMGVAPSLVVGFADHLEGLGAIRRTRDPADRRRQLLTLTDHGRELLDTCSASAHTLDARFADGLTEQEHAVLTGLLGRLAAGRGLPTGR; this is encoded by the coding sequence ATGTCCGATGTCAGTGCCGATGGCGGCGCCGAAGCCCGTACCGAGCCCCGTACCGAAACCCGTGCGGAGGGTCGCTCCGCCGCCCGGCCGGGTGGCGCGGCGGATGCGGGCGCGCCCGCAGTGCCGCCCGTCCAGGCGTCGACGGTCTTCCGCCTGGGGGTCCTGGGGGCCATGGCCACCGAGCTGTTCGCCGCCGCCGTCGAGCCGCACGGCCTCAAGCCCAAGCAGGTCGGCCTCATGATCGTGCTGTCCGAGGGGCTGGCCGCCTCCCAGCTCGACGTCGCCCGGGTGATGGGCGTCGCGCCCAGCCTGGTGGTCGGGTTCGCCGACCACCTGGAGGGCCTCGGCGCGATCCGGCGGACCCGCGACCCCGCCGACCGGCGCCGTCAGCTGCTCACCCTCACCGACCACGGCCGCGAGCTGCTCGACACCTGTTCGGCGTCGGCCCACACGCTGGACGCGCGGTTCGCCGACGGTCTGACCGAGCAGGAGCACGCCGTGCTCACCGGACTGCTGGGCCGGCTCGCCGCCGGCCGGGGCCTGCCGACGGGTCGCTGA
- a CDS encoding isochorismatase family protein, translating to MLDLSTVQLHAADLQDGIVGLAATNPASTLRRSAQVLADMARLLDIPVTLSAAPRPGGPAVIAELTERLPEAPLFVRSGPCAWDDQAVRQAITARDRRNLVLCGVLTEVVVLHTALAAIEAGFTVQVLIDACGGMSARTEEAALRQIEAAGGRVTSVAGFISDLVRDFTTPTGRQAVSGLHGLLAPAH from the coding sequence GTGCTCGACCTCTCCACCGTCCAGCTGCACGCCGCGGACCTGCAGGACGGCATCGTCGGTCTGGCCGCCACCAACCCGGCGAGCACCCTGCGGCGGTCGGCCCAGGTGCTCGCGGACATGGCCCGTCTGCTGGACATCCCGGTCACCCTCTCGGCGGCGCCCCGACCCGGCGGCCCGGCCGTGATCGCCGAACTGACCGAGCGCCTGCCCGAAGCACCGCTCTTCGTCCGGAGCGGCCCGTGCGCATGGGACGACCAGGCCGTCCGGCAGGCGATCACCGCCCGCGACCGGCGGAACCTGGTGCTCTGCGGAGTGCTCACCGAGGTCGTGGTGCTGCACACCGCCCTGGCCGCCATCGAGGCCGGTTTCACCGTGCAGGTCCTGATCGACGCCTGCGGCGGCATGTCCGCCCGCACCGAGGAGGCCGCCCTGCGGCAGATCGAGGCGGCCGGCGGACGCGTCACGAGCGTGGCGGGCTTCATCTCCGACCTGGTCCGCGACTTCACCACCCCGACCGGCCGCCAAGCCGTCAGCGGCCTGCACGGCCTGCTCGCACCGGCGCACTGA